A genomic segment from Pseudomonas sp. M30-35 encodes:
- the accC gene encoding acetyl-CoA carboxylase biotin carboxylase subunit → MLEKVLIANRGEIALRVLRACKELGIKTVAVHSTADRELMHLALADESVCIGPAAGTQSYLNIPAIISAAEVTGATAIHPGYGFLAENADFAEQVENSGFAFIGPKAETIRLMGDKVSAKEAMIKAGVPVVPGSDGPLPEDEETALAIAREVGYPVIIKAAGGGGGRGMRVVYKEEDLIKSARLTRSEAGSVFGNPMVYLEKFLGNPRHVEVQVLSDGQGNAIHLGDRDCSLQRRHQKVLEEAPAPYINEKARAEVLKRCVDACIEIGYRGAGTFEFLYENDSFYFIEMNTRVQVEHPVTEMVTGIDIVKEMLSIAAGNKLSFTQDDVVVRGHALECRINAEDPDNFMPCPGKVKHFHAPGGFGVRVDSHLYSGYTVPPHYDSLIGKLITYGATRDEAMARMRNGLDEMVVDGIKTNIPLHRMLVRDKGFNEGGVNIHYLEKKLGMDKH, encoded by the coding sequence ATGTTGGAAAAAGTTCTAATCGCCAACCGCGGTGAGATCGCATTGCGCGTCTTGCGTGCGTGTAAAGAATTGGGCATCAAAACTGTAGCTGTGCACTCCACAGCAGACCGGGAATTGATGCATTTGGCTCTGGCAGACGAATCTGTTTGCATTGGCCCAGCGGCCGGTACCCAGTCCTACCTGAACATCCCGGCAATCATCAGCGCAGCTGAAGTCACCGGCGCCACGGCTATTCACCCTGGCTACGGTTTCCTTGCGGAAAACGCCGACTTCGCTGAACAAGTGGAAAACTCAGGTTTTGCCTTCATCGGCCCGAAAGCTGAAACCATCCGCCTGATGGGCGACAAGGTTTCGGCTAAAGAAGCCATGATCAAAGCTGGCGTGCCTGTGGTTCCTGGTTCCGATGGCCCACTGCCTGAAGACGAAGAAACTGCACTGGCAATTGCTCGCGAAGTTGGCTACCCGGTGATCATCAAAGCTGCAGGCGGCGGCGGTGGTCGCGGCATGCGCGTGGTTTACAAGGAAGAAGACCTGATCAAGTCAGCCCGCCTGACTCGCAGTGAAGCCGGTTCGGTATTCGGCAATCCAATGGTATATCTGGAGAAGTTCCTCGGCAACCCACGTCACGTGGAAGTCCAGGTGCTCTCCGACGGCCAAGGCAACGCAATTCACCTCGGTGATCGCGATTGCTCGTTGCAACGTCGCCACCAAAAAGTGCTTGAAGAAGCGCCGGCGCCGTACATCAACGAAAAAGCCCGTGCCGAAGTGCTCAAGCGCTGCGTCGATGCCTGTATCGAAATTGGCTACCGCGGCGCCGGTACGTTCGAGTTCCTTTACGAGAACGACAGTTTCTACTTCATCGAGATGAACACTCGTGTGCAGGTGGAGCATCCGGTTACTGAAATGGTTACCGGTATCGACATCGTCAAAGAGATGCTCAGCATCGCTGCTGGCAACAAGCTGTCGTTCACCCAGGATGACGTTGTCGTTCGCGGGCACGCACTTGAGTGCCGGATCAACGCTGAAGACCCAGATAACTTCATGCCCTGCCCGGGCAAGGTTAAGCATTTCCATGCACCTGGCGGCTTTGGCGTTCGTGTTGATTCGCACCTGTACAGTGGCTACACCGTACCACCGCACTACGACTCCCTGATCGGTAAGCTGATCACTTACGGGGCAACCCGTGACGAAGCCATGGCGCGCATGCGCAACGGTCTCGACGAGATGGTAGTTGACGGCATCAAGACCAACATTCCGCTGCACCGGATGCTGGTTCGCGACAAGGGTTTCAATGAAGGTGGGGTGAACATTCACTACCTTGAAAAGAAACTGGGTATGGATAAGCACTGA
- a CDS encoding DUF3426 domain-containing protein, with the protein MTESFVTQCPQCRTSFRVNTAQLGAAHGAVRCGACLNVFNAAQQLQQQGHVIAPAQEKPVPAKPPVTQQSHVPAATNKTKNPEDTLWIHDDLDLDELDLDEELAKLEEREQQLSQEFLKLERSTHFSSVFATPPRNTPEAHDERWAEELMREDEIKPADKMALEPLGLKQRDTHSSPPPATQPFQHPPLAAQTYSSDAPGSEPELKLTDADFGAAPDPDTDAPSEPLPAGPADEPQRSQPPISDIDDAEEPEDAPLIVKQTSRPEANAGHHKLFELDDEPVEFDWQKPGPSWGRIIGWSILILLAAGALAGQYVAYHFEQLARQDQYRPIFEQMCPTIGCELPAKVDINLIKSSNLLVRSHPEFSGALVVDAIIYNRAAFSQPFPLLEIRFADISGKLLASRRFTPGEYLSGELAGRTEMPPQTPIHISLDILDPGNQAVNYSLSFHSPQ; encoded by the coding sequence ATGACCGAGAGTTTTGTCACCCAGTGCCCGCAATGCCGCACCAGTTTCCGCGTAAATACCGCGCAATTGGGTGCGGCGCACGGCGCTGTGCGTTGCGGCGCCTGCCTAAACGTATTCAATGCAGCTCAACAGTTGCAGCAGCAGGGCCATGTGATTGCGCCTGCGCAGGAAAAACCTGTGCCCGCAAAACCGCCAGTGACGCAACAAAGTCACGTTCCGGCAGCGACCAACAAGACAAAAAATCCTGAAGACACGCTGTGGATTCATGACGATCTTGATCTCGATGAGCTGGACCTTGATGAAGAGCTGGCCAAACTAGAAGAGCGTGAGCAGCAACTCTCACAAGAGTTTCTCAAGCTTGAACGCAGCACCCATTTCAGCTCCGTATTCGCCACACCACCGCGCAATACACCCGAGGCGCACGATGAGCGCTGGGCTGAAGAGCTAATGCGCGAAGATGAAATCAAGCCCGCTGATAAAATGGCCCTGGAACCATTGGGCTTGAAACAACGAGACACGCACAGCAGCCCACCGCCTGCGACGCAGCCATTTCAGCACCCGCCCCTGGCGGCACAGACTTACAGCAGCGATGCGCCCGGCAGCGAACCTGAGCTCAAGCTCACCGATGCTGATTTCGGGGCAGCGCCTGATCCGGACACCGATGCCCCGTCCGAACCGTTGCCGGCCGGCCCGGCCGATGAGCCGCAGCGCAGTCAGCCGCCAATCAGCGACATTGATGACGCTGAAGAGCCTGAAGACGCACCACTCATCGTGAAGCAAACCTCTCGCCCGGAAGCCAATGCAGGCCATCACAAACTCTTCGAGCTAGACGACGAGCCGGTTGAGTTTGACTGGCAGAAACCCGGGCCGTCGTGGGGCCGAATTATCGGCTGGAGCATTTTGATACTACTGGCCGCCGGCGCACTGGCTGGCCAATATGTGGCTTATCACTTCGAGCAGCTTGCCCGCCAAGATCAGTACCGCCCGATATTTGAACAAATGTGCCCGACAATCGGTTGTGAATTGCCAGCCAAAGTCGACATCAACCTGATCAAAAGCAGCAACCTGCTCGTGCGCTCACATCCAGAGTTCAGCGGCGCGCTGGTGGTCGATGCAATCATCTATAACCGTGCCGCTTTTTCGCAACCCTTCCCGCTCCTGGAAATTCGTTTTGCTGACATCAGCGGAAAGTTACTTGCCAGTCGTCGCTTCACGCCTGGCGAATACTTATCAGGCGAACTTGCTGGGCGCACAGAAATGCCGCCCCAAACGCCGATCCATATATCACTGGACATCCTTGATCCCGGCAACCAGGCCGTTAACTACAGCCTGAGCTTCCACTCGCCGCAATAG
- the prmA gene encoding 50S ribosomal protein L11 methyltransferase, which translates to MPWLQVRLAITPEQAPTYEDALLEVGAVSVTFMDAEDNPIFEPELNTTPLWSHTHLLALFEADTDTDALLAHLQLLTGGALPEHQVEEIADQDWERSWMDNFKPMRFGQRLWIVPSWTDAPQPDAVNLLLDPGLAFGTGTHPTTALCLEWLDGQPLEDCSVIDFGCGSGILAIAALLLGAPHAVGTDIDPQALEASRDNAGRNGIDPARFQLYLPADMPQEPADVVVANILAGPLVALAPQITTLVKAGGRLALSGILAEQAEDVRAAYAAAFDLDPTASNDGWVRISGVRR; encoded by the coding sequence ATGCCCTGGTTACAAGTACGTCTCGCCATCACCCCGGAACAAGCGCCGACCTACGAAGATGCTCTGCTCGAAGTGGGCGCCGTGTCTGTGACCTTTATGGATGCTGAAGACAACCCTATCTTTGAACCGGAGCTGAACACCACACCGCTTTGGTCGCACACCCATTTGCTAGCGCTGTTCGAAGCGGACACCGACACCGATGCCCTGCTCGCCCACTTGCAACTGCTCACTGGCGGCGCATTACCCGAGCACCAGGTTGAAGAAATTGCCGACCAGGACTGGGAACGCAGTTGGATGGATAACTTCAAGCCGATGCGGTTTGGCCAGCGCCTGTGGATTGTTCCAAGCTGGACCGACGCACCGCAACCCGATGCCGTGAACTTGCTGCTCGACCCGGGTTTAGCGTTCGGCACTGGTACCCACCCCACCACTGCTCTGTGCCTTGAATGGCTCGATGGCCAGCCACTTGAAGATTGCAGCGTTATCGATTTCGGTTGCGGCTCGGGTATCCTGGCGATCGCCGCGTTACTGCTTGGCGCACCGCACGCAGTAGGCACTGATATTGACCCACAAGCACTTGAGGCCTCGCGTGACAACGCCGGGCGCAACGGTATCGATCCGGCACGCTTCCAGCTGTATCTACCGGCCGATATGCCGCAGGAGCCTGCCGACGTAGTAGTTGCCAACATTCTTGCTGGCCCGCTGGTCGCACTAGCCCCGCAAATCACCACGCTGGTAAAAGCTGGCGGGCGCCTGGCATTGTCGGGGATTCTTGCCGAACAGGCCGAGGACGTTCGCGCCGCATACGCTGCCGCCTTTGACCTCGACCCAACCGCGAGCAACGATGGCTGGGTACGCATCAGCGGCGTACGCCGTTAA
- the accB gene encoding acetyl-CoA carboxylase biotin carboxyl carrier protein, whose amino-acid sequence MDIRKVKKLIELLEESGIDELEIHEGEESVRISRNSKQPAYAPQPMYAPAPAPAAAPAAPVAAAEAAAPAAPKLNGTVVRSPMVGTFYRASSPTSGNFVEVGQSVKKGDILCIVEAMKMMNHIEAETSGVIESILGENGQPVEYDQPLFTIV is encoded by the coding sequence ATGGATATTCGTAAAGTCAAAAAACTGATCGAGCTGCTGGAAGAGTCCGGCATCGACGAACTGGAGATTCACGAAGGTGAAGAGTCAGTACGCATCAGTCGCAACAGCAAGCAACCTGCCTATGCACCACAACCTATGTATGCACCGGCACCCGCTCCTGCCGCAGCGCCAGCCGCGCCAGTAGCCGCCGCTGAGGCCGCAGCACCGGCAGCGCCAAAGCTTAATGGCACCGTGGTTCGCTCGCCGATGGTCGGCACCTTCTACCGCGCCTCGTCACCAACCTCAGGCAATTTCGTTGAAGTTGGCCAGAGCGTTAAGAAAGGCGACATCCTCTGCATCGTTGAAGCGATGAAGATGATGAACCACATCGAAGCTGAAACCAGCGGCGTTATCGAATCCATTCTGGGCGAGAACGGCCAGCCGGTTGAATACGACCAGCCTCTGTTCACAATCGTTTGA
- the aroQ gene encoding type II 3-dehydroquinate dehydratase, producing MATLLVLHGPNLNLLGTREPGVYGATTLEQINLDLEHRAREKGHHLLYLQSNAEYELIERIHAARGEGVDFILINPAAFTHTSVALRDALLAVSIPFIEVHLSNVHKREAFRHHSYFSDVAVGVICGLGASGYRLALEAALEQLELERP from the coding sequence ATGGCGACCTTACTGGTCCTGCACGGCCCAAATCTGAACTTACTCGGCACCCGCGAGCCGGGTGTCTATGGCGCAACAACTCTGGAGCAGATCAACCTTGATCTAGAGCACCGCGCCCGTGAGAAAGGGCATCATCTGCTGTACCTGCAAAGCAATGCCGAGTACGAGTTAATCGAACGCATCCACGCCGCCAGAGGCGAAGGCGTCGACTTTATTCTGATTAATCCAGCCGCTTTTACACACACAAGCGTCGCATTACGTGACGCATTGCTGGCGGTGAGCATCCCATTCATCGAAGTGCACTTATCCAACGTGCACAAACGCGAAGCATTCCGCCATCACTCCTACTTTTCAGATGTTGCTGTAGGTGTGATCTGCGGCCTTGGCGCCAGCGGTTATCGGCTGGCCCTGGAGGCTGCACTCGAACAACTTGAACTTGAACGGCCCTGA